One Panthera leo isolate Ple1 chromosome B1, P.leo_Ple1_pat1.1, whole genome shotgun sequence DNA window includes the following coding sequences:
- the MRFAP1 gene encoding MORF4 family-associated protein 1 has product MRPLDVVELAEPEEVEVLEPEEDFEQFLLPVINEMREDIAALTREHGRAYMRNRSKLWEMDNMLIQIKTQVEASEESALNHLQNPDDGVEGRGTKRCEKAEEKAKEIAKMAEMLVELVRRIERSESS; this is encoded by the coding sequence ATGCGGCCCTTGGACGTCGTCGAGCTGGCAGAGCCGGAGGAGGTGGAGGTGCTGGAGCCCGAGGAGGATTTCGAGCAGTTCCTGCTGCCCGTCATCAACGAGATGCGGGAGGACATCGCGGCGCTGACCCGGGAGCACGGCCGGGCGTACATGCGGAACCGGAGCAAGCTGTGGGAGATGGACAATATGCTCATCCAAATCAAAACGCAGGTGGAGGCCTCGGAGGAGAGCGCCCTGAACCATCTTCAGAATCCCGACGATGGAGTCGAGGGCAGAGGGACCAAACGGTGCGAGAAGGCGGAGGAGAAGGCCAAGGAGATCGCGAAGATGGCAGAGATGTTGGTGGAGCTGGTCCGGCGGATAGAGAGAAGCGAATCGTCGTGA